TCGTCGGGGTGCGGCTCCAGCCGGACCAGTCCCTTGGCTTCGAGCAGCGCGACGATGCGGGTCATCGACGGCGGCTGGACGTGCTCCTTGCGGGCCAGCTCACCGGGGGTGGCCGAGCCGCAGAGCGACAGGGTGCCGAGCACCGACATCTCGGTGGGGCTCAGCGACTCGTCGACGCGCTGGTGCTTCAGGCGTCGGCTCAACCGCATCACGGAACTGCGGAGCGCGTTCACGGCCGCGGCGTCGTCGGCGGTGCCGTGGGACAGATCAGGCATAGTCCTTAGCGTAACTCATTACTCTTCCTAAAGACCAATCGAAAACGTGTAGCCGCCAACTGTCACCCGAACGAGTGAGAGCGATCCGGAAAGTGACGCACGGAGGCCTTCCGTGGCGCGACCCTGACGGGCATGGAATCGACCGTGTTCAGCCTGCGCCTCGACGGAGAGCTGCTCGAACGGCTCCGCGGGCACGCCGCCAGACGCGGAATGAGCGTCCAGGACTATGTCGTCCGGACGCTCATTCGCGAGGATTTCGACGAACGGTTCAAGACCGCCGTCGACGAGACCGAGAAGTTCTACGGGAAGCAGGCGGGGCACGAGGAGGCGGCCGCGCCGGCCGCCCCCCGCGCGCCTCACATCAGGCCGAGTGCCGGCATCGCGTAGTAGAAGACGAAGACAGCCGACACGACGTACATGGCCACCGGGACCTCGCGGCCCCGGCCGGCCGCCAGACGCAGCACGCTGAACGTGATGAAGCCGATGCCGATGCCGTTGGTGATCGAGTACGTGAACGGCATCATCACCATGGCCAGGAAGGCCGGAACGGCGATCGTGTAGTCGCTCCAGTCGATCTCCTTGATCGACCCGGCCAGGATCAGGAAGCCCACCGCCAGCAGGGCGGGGGTGGCCGCCTGCGAGGGGACCATCGTCGCCAGCGGCGTGAGGAACAGCGCGACCGAGAACAGCGCACCGGTCACCACCGAGGCCAGACCCGTGCGCGCGCCCTCGCCGACGCCCGCCGTGGACTCCACGAAGCAGGTGGTGGCGGAGGAGGAGGTGGCACCGCCGGAGGCGACGGCGAGGCCGTCGACCAGCAGGACCTTGTTGATGCCGGGGAAGTTGCCGTCCGCGTCCGTCAGCTTGGCCTCGTCGCCGACGCCGAGGATCGTGCCCATGGCGTCGAAGAAGCAGGACAGCAGGACGGTGAAGACGAAGAGGACGCCGGTCAGGACGCCGACCTTGGAGAAGCCGCCGAAGAGGCTGACCTGGCCGACCAGGCCGAAGTCCGGCGAGGCGACCGGGTTGCCCGGCCACTCCGGGGTGGTCAGGCCCCAGGACGGGATGTCGGCGACGGCGTTGATCACCATGGCGACCAGCGTCATGACGACGATCGAGATCAGGATCGCGCCCGGCACCTTGCGGATGATCAGGGCCAGGGTCAGCAGGGTGCCCAGGATGAAGACCAGCACCGGCCAGCCGGTGAGGTGACCGCCGGTGCCGAGCTGGAGCGGCACGGTGGTGTGCGCGGCGTCCGGGATCCGGGAGACGAAGCCCGAGTCGACCAGACCGATGAGCATGATGAAGAGGCCGATGCCGATCGCGATGCCCTTGCGCAGGCCGAGCGGTACGGCGTTCATGACGCGCTCGCGCAGACCCGTGGCGACCAGCAGCATCACGACCAGACCGGCGAGCACGACCATGCCCATCGCGTCCGGCCAGGACATCTTCGGCGCGAGCTGGAGCGCGACGACCGTGTTGACGCCGAGACCGGCGGCCAGGGCGATCGGCACGTTGCCGATGACGCCCATCAGCAGGGTCGTGAACGCGGCGGTGAGCACCGTCGCGGTGACCAGCTGGCCGCCGTCGAGCTGGTGGCCGTACATGTCCTTCGCGCTGCCCAGGATGATCGGGTTCAGCACGATGATGTACGCCATCGCGAAGAAGGTGGCGAAGCCGCCGCGGACCTCGCGGGCGACGGTGGAGCCGCGCTCGGAGATCTTGAAGTAGCGGTCGAGACCGGAGACGGGCCCTTGGGGGCTCTCCGGGGGCATGGCCTTGGCGGGGGCCGTGGTGCTCATGGGGGTTCCTCTTCGGAGGTTCAGAGAAGTCCTTTTTGGCGGTTCATACGAAGGGAACCCGCCAGAGGCAAACCGTTTCAGTATGAACACATGAACGAGCGAGCGTCCATCTCCGCGCGTAGATACGAAATCGGGCCGCCTAGACTGAGCCCCATGGCGAAGTGGACACCGAAGCACGAGGCACCCGAACCCCTTGAGGGCCCGGTCGTCGCCACCATCACGGGCGGCACGATCCTCTGGTTCGTCCTGTTCCTCGTCCAGGTCCCCTTCTACGGCTGGTTCGACGACCGGGACCTCGCCTGGTGGGTGTGGACCTGCCTGGCCGGCGCGGGCCTCGGCCTGATCGGCATCTGGTACGTGCGCAAGCGCGACGCGGCGATCAAGCGCCACGCGGCCGCGCAGGCGGCGACCGGACCGGACGCGCACCCCGCCCCGTAGCCCCGCAGCCCCGCAGCCCCGCAGCCCCAGGGACCCCTAGCCCTGGGGACCCGTGGCCCTGGGTGCCCCACGTAATCCCAGGGGACCATTCCCCTCCTCCCCCGGTCTGATCTTCGGACTTCTCGGCAGGTGTGCGCCCCTTTCCCGCCGTACCGTCGAAAACATGACTCAGCGGGCGAAGATCGACACCGACGGCGGGGGCACGGGACCGGCGGCGGGACCACCCGTCGTGCACCGCCCCTCGGGCCTGACCACCGCCGAGGTCGCCGAGCGGGTCGCCCGGGGCGAGGTCAACGACGTCCCGCTGCGCAGCTCCCGCTCCACCGCCGACATCGTCCGCGGCAACGTCTTCACCCGCTTCAACGCGATCATCGGCGTGCTGTGGGTGATCATGCTCTTCGTCGCGCCGATCCAGGACAGCCTCTTCGGCTTCGTGATCATCGCCAACACCGGCATCGGCATCGTCCAGGAGCTCCGCGCCAAGAAGACCCTCGACGGCCTCGCCGTCATCGGCGAGGCCAAACCCACCGTCCGCCGCGACGGCGCCGCCACCGAGATCTCGACCTCCGAGATCGTCCTCGGCGACCTCATCGAGCTCGGCCCCGGCGACAAGGTGGTGGTCGACGGCGAGGTCGCCGAGGCCGACAGCCTGGAGGTCGACGAGTCCCTGCTCACCGGCGAGGCCGACCCCGTCGTGAAGAAGCCCGGCGACCGGATGATGTCCGGCTCCTTCGTCGTCGCCGGCGGCGGCGCCTTCACCGCCACCAAGGTCGGCCGCGAGGCCTACGCCGCCCAGCTCGCCGAGGAGGCCTCCCGCTTCACCCTGGTCCACTCCGAGCTGCGCACCGGCATCTCCACGATCCTCAAGTACGTGACGTGGATGATGATCCCCACCGCCATCGGGCTGATCATCAGCCAGCTCGTCGTCAAGGACAACGACGTCAAGGAGTCGATCGCCCGCACGGTCGGCGGCATCGTCCCGATGATCCCCGAGGGCCTGGTGCTGCTCACCTCCGTCGCCTTCGCCATCGGCGTGATCCGGCTCGGCCGCAAGCAGTGCCTGGTGCAGGAGCTCCCCGCCATCGAGGGCCTCGCCCGGGTCGACGTCGTCTGCCTCGACAAGACCGGCACCCTCACCGAGGGCGGCATGGACGTCACCGACCTGCGGCTCCTCGACGGGGCCGACGAGAGCTACGTACGCAGGGTGCTCGGCGCCCTCGGCGAGTCCGACCCGCGCCCCAACGCCTCCCTCCAGGCCATCATCGACGCCTACCCGGACACGGTGGACTGGCGCTGCACCGAGTCGCTGCCCTTCTCCTCCGCCCGCAAGTACAGCGGGGCCGCCTTCAGCGAGGGCGACGGCGAGAACTCCACCTGGCTGCTCGGCGCCCCCGACGTGCTGCTCCCGCCCGGCGACCCGTCCCTCGGCGAGGTCGACCGGCTCAACGAGCAGGGCCTGCGGGTCCTGCTGCTCGCCCGCGCCGCCGCCGAGCTCGACTCCCCCGAGGTCGCCCGGGGCGCCCGCGCCACCGCCCTCGTCGTCCTCGAACAGCGGCTGCGGCCCGACGCCGCCGACACCCTCGCCTACTTCGCCGACCAGAACGTCGCCGCCAAGGTCATCTCCGGCGACAACGCGGTCTCCGTCGGCGCCGTCGCCGGCAAGCTGGGCCTGCCCGGCGCCGCGAACACCGTCGACGCCCGCACCCTGCCCGCCGAGCCGGAGGCCATGGCGGAGGTCCTCGACGACAACGCCGTCTTCGGCCGCGTCACCCCGCAGCAGAAGCGCGACATGGTCGCCGCCCTCCAGTCCCGCGGTCACACCGTCGCCATGACCGGCGACGGCGTCAACGACGTCCTCGCCCTCAAGGACGCCGACATCGGCGTCTCCATGGGCTCCGGCTCCGAGGCCACCCGGGCGGTCGCCCAGATCGTCCTCCTCAACAACTCCTTCTCCACCCTCCCGTCGGTGGTCGCCGAGGGCCGCCGGGTCATCGGCAACATCACCCGGGTCGCGACGCTCTTCCTCACGAAGACCGTCTACTCGGTGCTCCTCGCGATCCTGGTGGTCTGCTCCCAGGTCGAGTACCCGTTCCTGCCCCGGCACCTGACCCTGCTGTCCACGCTGACCATCGGCGTCCCCGCGTTCTTCCTGGCCCTCGCCCCCAACAAGGAGCGCGCCAAGCCCCACTTCGTCCGCAGGGTGATGCGGTACGCGATCCCGGCCGGCGTCATCGCGGGCGCCGCCACCTTCACCACGTACCTCCTGGCCCGCCACTACTACACCGGCCCCGACGCCCTCGACGCCGAGACCAGCGCGGCCACCCTCACCCTGTTCCTGGTCTCGATGTGGGTGCTCGCGATCATCGCCCGCCCCTACACCTGGTGGCGGATCGCCCTGGTGGCCGCGATGGGCGGCGCCTTCCTGCTCGTCCTCGTCGTCCCCTGGCTCCAGGACTTCTTCGCCCTGAAGCTGGTCGGCGTGACGATGCCGTGGACGGCGGTCGCGATCGCGGCGGCGGGGGCGGCGGTGCTGGAGTTCGTGTGGCGGTGGGTGGGACGCAGGTTCCCGGCCTGATTCCGCCCGCAAGCCCGCCGGAAGGCCGGCGCGCCCGCCAGAATGACGCGATGGATCATCACTTCGTCGGCATACCGGAGTTGACCGGTGTCCCCCGCGTCGCGGTCGTCATCGACGTCATGCGCGCCTTCACCACGGCCGCCTGGGCCTTCTCGCGCGGCGCCGAACGGATCGTCCTCGCTCCGACCGAGGGCGAGGCGCTCGCCCTGAAGGAACGTCACCCCGGCTGGCTGGCCCTGAAGGACGGGCCCCCGGCGGCGGGCTTCGACGCGGTGAACTCGCCCGGCCTGCTCCGGTCCCGCGACTTCACCGGCCGCACGCTGGTGCAGAAGACGACGGCGGGCACGGTGGGGGCGCTGGCCGTCGCCGACGCCCCGCTCGTCCTCTGCGCGAGCTTCGTGGTGGCCGGCCCCACCGCGAGCCTCCTGCGGAGCGGGGCCCCGGGTCCGGTGACCTTCGTCGTCACCGGCGAGGGCGGCCGGGCCGACGAGGACCTGGCCTGCGCCGAGTACATCGGGCGGCGCACGGCCGGGGACGAGGTCGAGGCGGCCCCGTACCTCCACCGCGCGCGGAC
The DNA window shown above is from Streptomyces showdoensis and carries:
- a CDS encoding HAD-IC family P-type ATPase, encoding MTQRAKIDTDGGGTGPAAGPPVVHRPSGLTTAEVAERVARGEVNDVPLRSSRSTADIVRGNVFTRFNAIIGVLWVIMLFVAPIQDSLFGFVIIANTGIGIVQELRAKKTLDGLAVIGEAKPTVRRDGAATEISTSEIVLGDLIELGPGDKVVVDGEVAEADSLEVDESLLTGEADPVVKKPGDRMMSGSFVVAGGGAFTATKVGREAYAAQLAEEASRFTLVHSELRTGISTILKYVTWMMIPTAIGLIISQLVVKDNDVKESIARTVGGIVPMIPEGLVLLTSVAFAIGVIRLGRKQCLVQELPAIEGLARVDVVCLDKTGTLTEGGMDVTDLRLLDGADESYVRRVLGALGESDPRPNASLQAIIDAYPDTVDWRCTESLPFSSARKYSGAAFSEGDGENSTWLLGAPDVLLPPGDPSLGEVDRLNEQGLRVLLLARAAAELDSPEVARGARATALVVLEQRLRPDAADTLAYFADQNVAAKVISGDNAVSVGAVAGKLGLPGAANTVDARTLPAEPEAMAEVLDDNAVFGRVTPQQKRDMVAALQSRGHTVAMTGDGVNDVLALKDADIGVSMGSGSEATRAVAQIVLLNNSFSTLPSVVAEGRRVIGNITRVATLFLTKTVYSVLLAILVVCSQVEYPFLPRHLTLLSTLTIGVPAFFLALAPNKERAKPHFVRRVMRYAIPAGVIAGAATFTTYLLARHYYTGPDALDAETSAATLTLFLVSMWVLAIIARPYTWWRIALVAAMGGAFLLVLVVPWLQDFFALKLVGVTMPWTAVAIAAAGAAVLEFVWRWVGRRFPA
- a CDS encoding DUF2530 domain-containing protein: MAKWTPKHEAPEPLEGPVVATITGGTILWFVLFLVQVPFYGWFDDRDLAWWVWTCLAGAGLGLIGIWYVRKRDAAIKRHAAAQAATGPDAHPAP
- a CDS encoding MarR family winged helix-turn-helix transcriptional regulator, with product MPDLSHGTADDAAAVNALRSSVMRLSRRLKHQRVDESLSPTEMSVLGTLSLCGSATPGELARKEHVQPPSMTRIVALLEAKGLVRLEPHPDDRRQKVVRQTEQAEAMLDESRRKRNAWLASLAEGLDEDEWAKLRAAAPVLEKLAHL
- a CDS encoding NCS2 family permease, producing MSTTAPAKAMPPESPQGPVSGLDRYFKISERGSTVAREVRGGFATFFAMAYIIVLNPIILGSAKDMYGHQLDGGQLVTATVLTAAFTTLLMGVIGNVPIALAAGLGVNTVVALQLAPKMSWPDAMGMVVLAGLVVMLLVATGLRERVMNAVPLGLRKGIAIGIGLFIMLIGLVDSGFVSRIPDAAHTTVPLQLGTGGHLTGWPVLVFILGTLLTLALIIRKVPGAILISIVVMTLVAMVINAVADIPSWGLTTPEWPGNPVASPDFGLVGQVSLFGGFSKVGVLTGVLFVFTVLLSCFFDAMGTILGVGDEAKLTDADGNFPGINKVLLVDGLAVASGGATSSSATTCFVESTAGVGEGARTGLASVVTGALFSVALFLTPLATMVPSQAATPALLAVGFLILAGSIKEIDWSDYTIAVPAFLAMVMMPFTYSITNGIGIGFITFSVLRLAAGRGREVPVAMYVVSAVFVFYYAMPALGLM
- a CDS encoding 2-phosphosulfolactate phosphatase — encoded protein: MDHHFVGIPELTGVPRVAVVIDVMRAFTTAAWAFSRGAERIVLAPTEGEALALKERHPGWLALKDGPPAAGFDAVNSPGLLRSRDFTGRTLVQKTTAGTVGALAVADAPLVLCASFVVAGPTASLLRSGAPGPVTFVVTGEGGRADEDLACAEYIGRRTAGDEVEAAPYLHRARTSRAAAELAAGLRSGFHPDDVELCLEVDRFPFALLARREDSLTVLRPVTPPGAPSDPR